In one window of Eggerthella guodeyinii DNA:
- the metG gene encoding methionine--tRNA ligase, whose amino-acid sequence MSKGTYSFTTPIYYVNAAPHLGTAYTTIAADTVARYQRMNGYDVAFVTGMDEHGQKVADTAAAKGMTPQDWCDSMEPAFRDAWDMLGITYTDFVRTTEPRHAVTVQKFWQELYDKGWCYKGSYEGWYCVHEETYYAESDLEKNDEGQLVCPDCKRPVQKAGGEENWFFKLSEFGDKLLEFYEENPDFIRPETRKNEIVSFVKSGLKDLSISRSTFDWGVPLPFDEGHVAYVWADALLAYLTGIGYGDEGARAGEFDRRWPMQYHFVGKDITRFHCVIWPAMLMAAGLPITHTVFGHGFLLTKGEKMSKSKGNALKPADLCKVFGVDAYRYYFMSDVQFGSDGSISMERMVQVYNADLANTWGNLCSRVFNMTKKYFDSAVPEVPAEVLAKENPLRAISDELYAEYDAALGAADFTRAAAAVQKLAGRVNLYVEESAPWNLAKSEETAAELAEVIYNALEAIRIIALYMAPLMPNTSAEVFRRLSLGDVAAVTDVEAATAWGQLPAGNPVEIGDPLFPRLDMDAIDLNME is encoded by the coding sequence ATGTCAAAGGGAACCTACTCGTTCACCACCCCCATCTACTACGTCAACGCGGCCCCGCACCTCGGCACGGCGTACACCACCATCGCGGCCGACACCGTGGCGCGCTACCAGCGCATGAACGGCTACGACGTCGCGTTCGTCACGGGCATGGACGAGCATGGCCAGAAGGTGGCCGACACGGCCGCCGCCAAGGGCATGACCCCGCAGGACTGGTGCGATTCCATGGAGCCCGCGTTCCGCGACGCGTGGGACATGCTGGGCATCACGTACACCGACTTCGTGCGCACCACCGAGCCGCGCCACGCCGTTACGGTGCAGAAGTTCTGGCAGGAGCTCTACGACAAGGGCTGGTGCTACAAGGGCAGCTACGAGGGCTGGTACTGCGTGCACGAGGAGACGTACTACGCCGAGAGCGACCTCGAGAAGAACGACGAGGGGCAGCTCGTGTGCCCCGACTGCAAGCGCCCCGTGCAGAAGGCGGGCGGCGAGGAGAACTGGTTCTTCAAGCTGTCCGAGTTCGGCGACAAGTTGCTGGAGTTCTACGAGGAGAACCCCGACTTCATCCGTCCCGAGACGCGCAAGAACGAGATCGTGTCGTTCGTGAAGAGCGGCCTGAAGGACCTTTCCATCAGCCGTTCCACGTTCGACTGGGGCGTGCCGCTGCCGTTCGACGAGGGCCACGTGGCCTACGTGTGGGCCGACGCGTTGCTGGCGTACCTCACCGGCATCGGCTACGGCGACGAGGGCGCGCGCGCTGGCGAGTTCGACCGCCGCTGGCCCATGCAGTACCACTTCGTGGGCAAGGACATCACGCGCTTCCACTGCGTCATCTGGCCGGCCATGCTCATGGCGGCCGGGCTGCCCATCACCCACACGGTGTTCGGCCACGGCTTCCTGCTCACCAAGGGCGAGAAGATGTCGAAGTCGAAGGGCAACGCCCTCAAGCCGGCCGACCTGTGCAAGGTGTTCGGCGTGGACGCGTACCGCTACTACTTCATGAGCGACGTGCAGTTCGGCTCCGACGGCTCCATCTCCATGGAGCGCATGGTGCAGGTGTACAACGCCGATCTGGCGAACACCTGGGGCAACCTGTGCAGCCGCGTGTTCAACATGACGAAGAAGTACTTCGACTCGGCTGTGCCGGAGGTGCCCGCCGAGGTGCTGGCGAAGGAGAACCCGCTGCGCGCGATCTCCGACGAGCTGTACGCCGAATACGACGCCGCCCTGGGCGCCGCAGACTTCACCCGTGCCGCCGCCGCGGTGCAGAAGCTGGCCGGCCGCGTGAACCTGTACGTGGAGGAGAGCGCGCCGTGGAACCTCGCGAAGAGCGAGGAGACCGCGGCCGAGCTGGCCGAGGTCATCTACAACGCGCTCGAGGCCATCCGCATCATCGCGCTGTACATGGCGCCGCTCATGCCGAACACGTCGGCCGAGGTGTTCCGTCGCCTGTCGCTGGGCGACGTGGCGGCCGTCACGGACGTCGAGGCGGCCACGGCCTGGGGCCAGCTGCCCGCCGGCAACCCGGTGGAGATCGGCGACCCCCTGTTCCCGCGCCTGGACATGGACGCCATCGATTTGAACATGGAATAG